In Anaerolineales bacterium, the sequence AGAATACCCTAGCTGAAGTACAGCACCAGGCTGCCCAAGACAATGCAATAGACCGCGAAGGGCATGAAAGAGTTGCGCGACAAATAACCCAGCAGCCAGCGAATGCTGAAGTAGCCAACGAGTGCGGCGACCAGGAAGCCGCCCAGCAATGGCAGGCCCAGGGCGCCCGGGTTGGGCAAATGGCCCAGATCCCAAAAACCCACCGCTGCCGCCGCCGGCATGACCGGCACTGACATGAGAAAGGCGAAACGAGCCGCATCACGCCGGGTGAAGTTCTGCAGCATGCCGCCGGCCATGGTGGCGGCCGAGCGCGAAACCGCCGGCAGCAGGGCCGCGGCCTGCGCCAGGCCGACCAAGAGCGCATCGTTCAGGTTGGCGTCCGCCAGCTGGCGGCTGCGCTTGCCCACCCACTCCGCCAGCAGCATCAGCCCGGCATTGATCAACAAAAAAACGCCAGTGAAGAACAGCCCGCTCATTTCACCGGCCATGCGGTCCTTCAGCGGCCAGCCGATTAAAACCGCTGGCACGGTGGCCAGCAAGATCATCCAGCCCAGGCGGGCCAGTGGGCCGGGCTGGCCCCGCAGGCCGGCCCACATATCAGCAGCAATGGCGCGGATGTCTGCCCAGTAATAGATCATGACCGCCAGCCAGGTACCCAGCTGGATAATGACGTCAAAAGTGAAGGCCACTTGGGCCTCCTGCTGAATGCCAAGCAGGTGGCGGGCCAAAATCAAATGCCCGGAGCTGGAAATGGGCAGAAATTCGGTGACGCCCTGAATTGCTCCAAGCAAAAGGACATGCAAAAATTCCACAGCAACTAGGTTCGCTTTCTATTCGGGATAGTGAATCTTACTCGATTGCGCCGGCGCGCACATTCAGGGCGGCCACATAGAGTTCAAATTCGCGGCGCAGGACGGCGGCACGCAAGTCTTTGGCCAGCTGCACCAGGGTGTGCAGATTATGGATGGACAGCAGGGTCGAAGCCAGCATCTCCTTGGTTTGCACCAAGTGACGCAAATAGGCCCGGCTGAAGTTCTGGCAGGAGTAGCAGGCACAGGCATCGTCCACCGGGCGTGTATCGCGGGCGAACTCGGCGTTCTTCATATTCAGGCGACCGCCGGCCCGCAGGAAGACGGCTCCCGTGCGCCCCAGGCGGGTGGGCAGCACACAGTCAAAAATGTCCACGCCGCGCCGAATGCCCTCCACCAGGTCTTCCGGCGTGCCCACGCCCATCAGGTAGCGCGGCTTGTCCGCCGGCAGGATGGGGGTGACCACGTCCAGCATGGCGTACATCTCGGCCTTGCTCTCGCCCACAGAGAGGCCGCCAATCGCATTGCCCTCGAACTCCTGGGCGGCAATGAACTCTGCTGAGCGTGCACGAAGATCCGGGAAGACGCCCCCCTGCACAATGCCGAACATGGCCTGGTCCGGGCGGGTGCGGGCCGCCATGCTGCGCCTGGCCCAGGCATGGGTGCGCTGCATGGCGATCTCGTTATAAGCCCGGTCGTAGGGCTCGGCGCACTCGTCCAGCACCATCACAATGTCCGCACCCAGGTTCTCCTGGATGGCGACGGTTTTCTCCGGGGTAAAGCGGTGCGCCGAGCCGTCCAGGTGGCTGCGGAAAGTGACGCCGTCGTCATCGATCTGGCGCGTGTCCGACAGGGAAAAGACCTGAAATCCGCCCGAATCGGTGAGCATCGGCTTGGACCACTGCATGAACTGGTGCAGCCCGCCCATATCGCTGACCAGCTGGTCGCCGGGGCGCAAATAGAGATGATAGGTATTGGCCAGCACCAGGCTGGCGCCCAGCTCCATCAGCTGGGCCGGGGTGACGGCCTTGACGGTGGCCTGAGTGCCCACGGGAGCGAAGACCGGGGTTTCCAGCATGCCATGCGGCGTGCTGAAACGGCCCGCGCGGGCGCGGCCATCGGCAGCCATCAATTCAAAAAGAAAGGGTCTATGCTTCGTCATCTAAGGCGGCCAAACGAGGGGCACCACCAGCACCGCGACCAACATGACCAGCAGGGTCAGCGGCAGGCCCACTTTAGTGTAATCGCTAAAGCGATACCCTCCGGGGCCGAGCACCAGAAGATTGGCCGGGTGTCCCATGGGGCTGAGGAAAGGCATGGCCGAACCGAGCGCAATCGTGACCAGCAAGGCCTGCAGTGAAGTGTGCGCAGGCAGCGCGCCGCTGAGCGCCACAGTCGACATCAGCACGGCCACGACCGGCGGCGGCACCACCTGAGACAGCAGGTTGCTGAAAAGGAACAGCGCGCCCAGGAAGATGGAGACCTGCCAGGCGCCGGCTTCGCTGAGCACAAGCTGGCCGAGCAATTCAGCCGCGCCGCTGGTCTGCATGGCGATCCCCAGCGGAAGCATGCCGGCGATCATGAAGACGGCCGGCCAGCGAATGGATCGCTGCGCCTCCTCCATGGTCAGGCAGTGGGTCAGCACCATGGCGGTCGCCCCAGCCAATGCGGCGATCTCGATGGGCAGCAGGCGCAGGCCGGCGGCCAGCACCACGGCCGCCATGATCAGCATGGAAAGCAGGGCCTTTTCGCGGCGCGGCGACTCTTGGAGTTCTTCGGAAAGAATCAGGAAATCCTGCTCTTCGGCCAACAGTTTGATACGCGTGCGGTCCCCATAGAGCAGCACTGAATCGCCGTGGTGCAGGCGCATCTCGCGCAGGTTGGAGCGATAGGCCCGCCCGCCGTGCCAGATGGCCAGGATGTTCAAGCCATACTTCTCGCGGAACTTGAGTTCACGCAGGGTCTTGCCATTCAGCCGCGAATGGGGCGAGAGCACGGCTTCGACCAGGCCGATTTCCACGCTCTCCAACTCATCCAACTGCGGGGTCAGGACTTCCTTGACCTCCAATTGCTGGATGGCCTGCAGCAGCTCCACATCTTCCAGCTTGCCTTCGACCACCAATTGATCGCCGGCGCGCAGGCGTTCTTTGGCCTTGGGCATCAGGCGCGTTTTGCCATTGCGCACGATGCCCAGCACCGACAAACCGAAAGCATCGGCCAGTTCGCTTTGCGCCAGAGTTTTGCCCTCCAGGGTGGAGCCGGACGGCACGGTCAGCAGGAGCAAACGCTCCTGAAGTTCGTAGGCAGCCACGGCATTGGGTTCGCCGGGCGTGAAATCTGGCGAGGCACTGAGCCCATTCAGGTGTTTGCGGCTGGCCTGCACCAGAATCCGGTCGCCGGAGCGCAGGGGCATGTCCTGAAAGTTGGTGCGCACCGGGCGCTCGCGCCAGATGGCGAGCACATTGGCCTTGTACTTCTTGCGGAAATCACATTGATACAAGCTCTGGCCGATCACAGGCGAGCCGGGCGGCACGACCACTTCGGCCAGATCGACCTGGCTGGAGACCAGTTCTTTCACATCCAGTTTCAACTGCTCCTGCGGGGCGCGCTGCTTGCCATTGTCCAAGTGAAGCTGCTGGCCGGAGAGCAGATCCTGCAGCCAGTCCGATTTGCCCAGAACAAGCAGCTCATCGCCCTGCTGCAGGATGGTTTGAGAGCTGGGCGCGGTTTGGGTCAGGCCGGCGCGCTGGATGCTGACCACGTTCAGCTTGAGGGCGCTGCCCAGGCGGCTTTCCGCCAGGCGCTTGCCAGCCAGCGGGCTGCCGGGCGGCAGGCGCAGCACAAACAAGCGCTCTTCCAGGCCAAAGAGCTTGCCCGGTTCAGCGCCGGGCCATTCCAGGTTGCGTTCCCGGCGAGGCAGCAGATGGCGGCCGATGAGGACCATGAAGGCCACGCCCGCCAGGCTGACCGGCAGGCCGGTCAGCGCAAAGTCGAAGAAGCGGAACCCCTGGCCGGTGAACTCCTCCAGGGCATTGCTGACCAAGATGTTGGGCATGGTGCTGATCAGCGTGGTGGAGCCGCCCAAAACCGTGCCAAAAGCCAGCGGCATCAGCAGGCGCGCCGGCAGGAACTGGCGCTTGCGGGCCACCACGCTGATCACGGGCAGGAACATGGCCACGATGGCAGAGCTGTTCATAAAAGCCGAGAGCAGCACCGCCAGCAACATGATCAGGGCGATCAGCCCGGCTTCGCCGCGCTGTTTGCTGGCCTGCAAAATGAAGCGGCCCAGCCAGTCCGCCACGCCGGTGCGCGCCAAGCCCAGCCCCAAAATGAACATGGCCCACACGGTGACTACGCTAGGGTTGCTGAAACCGGAAAGAGCCTCGGCAGGGGTAACCAAGCCAGACAAGGTCAGACTGAGCAGGACCAGGAGGGCGATCAGGTCGGCGCGCAGCCGCTCGAAAACCAGCAGCAGCAGCGCCACGCCTAAAATGCCCAGGGTTAAGGCAATTTCAACTGTCATGAATGGCAAATCAGGGGCCGTTTGGCGGCGTACCTAGCCATTATACCGTTTGGCTGTATAATGCCGACAACCCCCACCCATGTTCGATTTTTGGAGATAGAACTCGATGAAAGCTTCTGAAGTTCACGCGCAAATTGAAAAACACCTGCCATCCGGCGCAGAGCCAATCGTGGTGGACTTGGAAAAGTCCCAGGGCGCCTATTTGCACGATGCGCTGACCGGCAAGGACTATATTGACTTCTATACCTATTTTGCCAGCGCGCCGATCGGCCACAACCACCCCAAGATGCACGATGCCGCCTTTATCGAGAAACTGCTTAGCGTGGCGATCACCAAGCCTTCTTCCTCGGATTTTTACACGACCTACATGGCGGAATTTGTGGACACGTTTGCCCGCATCGCCATGCCGGCCGAGATGAAGCACCTGTTCCTGATCGCCGGCGGGGCGCTGGCGGTGGAAAATGCATTGAAGACCGCCTTTGACTGGAAAACGCGCCAGAACTTCGGGCGCATCGGCAAGCCGGCCCCCAAGGGCCAGCCGCACCGCATTGAGGGGATGGGCACCAAGGTGATCCATTTCCGTGAAGCCTTCCACGGTCGCTCCGGCTACACCATGTCGCTGACCAACACGGATGACCCGCGCAAGTACTTGTATTTCCCCAAGTTCGACTGGCCGCGGGTGCTGAACCCCAAACTGCGCTTCCCTGTCACCGATGAGGTGCTGGCGGAGGTCAAGCGCGCCGAGGAGATCGCCATCGCGCAGATCGAGGCGGCGGTGCAGCAGTACCCGGGTGATGTGGCGGCGCTGATCATTGAACCGATCCAGGGCGAAGGCGGCGACAACCACTTCCGTCCCGAATTCTTTGCCGAACTGCGCCGCCTGGCCGATGAGCACGAGTTCCTGTTCATCGCCGACGAGATCCAGAGCGGTCTGGGCATCACCGGCAAGACCTGGGCCATCGAGCATATGGGCGTGCAGCCGGACATCATCGTCTTCGGCAAGAAGACCCAGGTGTGCGGCATCATCGCCGGCCCGCGCATCGACCAGGTGCCTGACAACGTCTTTGAAGAAGAGAGCCGCATCAATTCCACCTGGGGCGGTGACCTGACCGACATGGTGCGCTCCGCCCGCTTCCTGGAGATCATCCAGGAAGAGAAACTGATGGAGCACACGGCCAAGATGGGCGAGAAGCTGATGGGCGGTCTGCACAGCCTGGCGGCTGACTCCAAGGGCGTGCTGAGCAACGTGCGCGGCCGCGGCATGATGGTGGCTTTTGACCTGCCGGACAAGGCGGCGCGTGACACCACCATCGGCGCCATGAAGGACAATGGCCTGTATGCACTGAAGTCAGGCGAACGCTCCATCCGCTTCCGCGGCATGCTGGACGTGCCCGCCGAAGTGATCGACAAGGCTCTGGAGATCACCGCCAAGAGCCTGCCGAAGAAGTAAACATCCTTTCGGCCGCGTTTTTGGCTATCATAGGGGGAAGGTCTGCTGATGCTGCCTGACTTCAGAGTACGCCAACGCGACTACCTGCTGGAAATTGCCCGCGCCATCACCCAGGAGTTGAACCTGGATGATGTCTTGGCGCGCATCCTGCAGCACGCGGCAGAGCTGCTGGCCGGCCAGGCTGGCCTGGTGGCGCTGCGCGGCAATGAAGGCGGCTGGAATGTAGCCGCCTTCATTGGTATTCCGGAGCCGCTGATCAGCTACCTGGACCCGCTGCTGGCTGAGGTGCCCGATTTTGAGGAAGCGGCCCGCTTCGAGATCCCCGAGGTCAACCGTCTGCTGCAGAACCTGGCACGCGAAGTCAGCCTGGGCCTGCTGAGCGGCGTGGGTCTGCCGCTGATCGTGCAGAATTCGGTGCTGGGCGTTATTTTTGTCTTTCGCAATTACCACGGCCGTTTTTCGCGTGAGGACCAACTGTTGCTGCAGAGCTTTGCCGACCAGGCCGCCATCGCCGTGCACAACGCGCAGCTGTACAACCAAAGCCGCGGCCAGGCCCAGCGGCTGGACGGCCTGCTGAATTCCGTGGCGGACGGCATCCTGATCCTGCAACCCAACCACGCCATCGAGCGCTGCAACCCGGCGCTGGCGCGCCTGCTGGGCAAGACGCCCAGCGAGATCGTGGGCCGGGAGCATGCGCAGGTCATTCTGTGGAAAGAGGTCACCCACGGGCCTACGCTGGAACGCGCTGAAGCGGGCGGCTGGCCGTTGACCCCCACGGCCACGCTGTACGTGGAAGGCGACCTGCTGCGCAAAGACGGCAGCACCCTGCCGGTGGGGATCACCTACGCTCCGCTGCTGAACCCCGAAGGCCAACTGATCAACATCATCGCCTCGGTGCGGGATGTGAGCCACTTCCGCCAGGCCGAGGAGATGCAAAGCACCTTCATCTCGGTGATCAGCCATGAGCTCAAGACCCCGGTGGCGCTGATCAAGGGCTATGTGGGCACGCTGCGCCGTGAAGACGTGCGCTGGGATAGCAAAGTAGTGCAAGACAGCCTGGAAGTGATCGAGGAAGAGGCCGACCACCTGGCCGAACTGATCGAGAACTTGCTGGACGCCTCCCGCCTGGAGGCCGGCGCGCTGGCATTGAATGCCAGCGATCTGGCGCTGGGGCGCCTGGCGGAGCGCATTGTAGAGCGCTTCCGCACCCAGACAGACAAGCACAATATCGTGCTAGACTTCCCCCCGGACTTTCCCATAGTGCTGGGCGACGAGCAGCGCCTAGGGCAGGTGCTGCTCAACCTGCTGTCCAACGCGGCCAAGTATTCGCCGCAAGGCGGCGAGATCCGCATCATTGGCCAAGTGCGGCCGGAGCATGTGGTAGTGTGCGTACAGGACCAAGGGCCGGGCATCCCGCCGGGCGACATGCCGCACATCTTCGACCGCTTCTATCGCGCCGGCGAAACCGCCCGCAGCACCAAGGGCGCCGGGCTGGGCCTGTACCTGACGCGCGCCATCCTGGAAGCGCATGGTGGCAGCATTTGGGTCGATACTCAGTATAAAGACGGCGCCCGGGTATGCTTCTCGCTGCCGCGTGCGCAATAAACTATTTTTTGGAAGAGAGCATGGCTAAAATTCAAGTACCCTGTCCCAACTGCAAACAACCCAGCGTGACCGAGATCGAGCAGCTATTTGATGTGGCCGCGGACCCGCAAGCCAAGCAGCGCCTGCTGAATGGCAGCTTCAACGTGATCAACTGCCCTTTCTGTGGTTTTCAGGGCCAGGTACCCACCCCGCTGATCTATCACGACCCTTCCAAGGAATTTTTGCTGACCTATTTCCCGGCGGAGTTGAACGTGCCGGTGATGGAGCAGGAACGCAGCATCGCCCCGCTGATCAACAAAGTGGTGGACAACCTGCCGCAAGAGCAGCGCAAGGGCTATCTGTTCAACCCGCAGCAGATGTTCACCCTGCAGAACCTGATCGAAAAAGTGCTGGAAGGCGAGGGCATCACCAAAGAGATGCTGGACGCCCAGCGCAAGCGGGTAGACCTGCTGCAGCGCCTGATGGCCGCCAGCGATGACGGCCTGGTGGGAATGGTGCAAGCCGCCAGCGAGACGATCGACAGCGAGTTCTTCACCCTGCTGAGCCGCATGCTGGAAGCGGGCATGGCCGCCCGCGACGAGGCCAGCGTATCCAAGCTTGGCCGCATTCAGGAAGCGCTGCTGGAGCATACCGAGATGGGCCGGCAGATCAAGTCGCAGGCCGACGAGGTGGAGGCCGCCCGCCAAAGCCTGGAAGCGGCCGGCAAAGAGCTCACGCGTGAAAAATTGTTGGACCTGCTGAGCGAGGCGGCTGGCAACGACATCCGCTTCAATGCGCTGGCCAGCATGGCGCGCCCGGGGCTGGATTACAGCTTCTTTCAGATGCTGAGCGAACGACTGGACGCAGCGGATGGGGCCGACAAAGACAAGCTGAACAAGATGCGCGAGGATCTGCTGGAGATCACCAAGCGCGTGGATGAGCAATTGCAGGCCCGTTTGAATGTGGCCCTGCGCAACCTGGACGCCTTGCTGGAGGCCGAAGATGCGGCCGTGCTGATCCAGGAGAACCCGGCCGTGTTAGATGAATTCTTCATCCAGGTCTTGAACCAGTCGCTGGGGGAAG encodes:
- a CDS encoding undecaprenyl-diphosphate phosphatase, whose protein sequence is MLGAIQGVTEFLPISSSGHLILARHLLGIQQEAQVAFTFDVIIQLGTWLAVMIYYWADIRAIAADMWAGLRGQPGPLARLGWMILLATVPAVLIGWPLKDRMAGEMSGLFFTGVFLLINAGLMLLAEWVGKRSRQLADANLNDALLVGLAQAAALLPAVSRSAATMAGGMLQNFTRRDAARFAFLMSVPVMPAAAAVGFWDLGHLPNPGALGLPLLGGFLVAALVGYFSIRWLLGYLSRNSFMPFAVYCIVLGSLVLYFS
- the tgt gene encoding tRNA guanosine(34) transglycosylase Tgt codes for the protein MTKHRPFLFELMAADGRARAGRFSTPHGMLETPVFAPVGTQATVKAVTPAQLMELGASLVLANTYHLYLRPGDQLVSDMGGLHQFMQWSKPMLTDSGGFQVFSLSDTRQIDDDGVTFRSHLDGSAHRFTPEKTVAIQENLGADIVMVLDECAEPYDRAYNEIAMQRTHAWARRSMAARTRPDQAMFGIVQGGVFPDLRARSAEFIAAQEFEGNAIGGLSVGESKAEMYAMLDVVTPILPADKPRYLMGVGTPEDLVEGIRRGVDIFDCVLPTRLGRTGAVFLRAGGRLNMKNAEFARDTRPVDDACACYSCQNFSRAYLRHLVQTKEMLASTLLSIHNLHTLVQLAKDLRAAVLRREFELYVAALNVRAGAIE
- a CDS encoding SLC13 family permease — encoded protein: MTVEIALTLGILGVALLLLVFERLRADLIALLVLLSLTLSGLVTPAEALSGFSNPSVVTVWAMFILGLGLARTGVADWLGRFILQASKQRGEAGLIALIMLLAVLLSAFMNSSAIVAMFLPVISVVARKRQFLPARLLMPLAFGTVLGGSTTLISTMPNILVSNALEEFTGQGFRFFDFALTGLPVSLAGVAFMVLIGRHLLPRRERNLEWPGAEPGKLFGLEERLFVLRLPPGSPLAGKRLAESRLGSALKLNVVSIQRAGLTQTAPSSQTILQQGDELLVLGKSDWLQDLLSGQQLHLDNGKQRAPQEQLKLDVKELVSSQVDLAEVVVPPGSPVIGQSLYQCDFRKKYKANVLAIWRERPVRTNFQDMPLRSGDRILVQASRKHLNGLSASPDFTPGEPNAVAAYELQERLLLLTVPSGSTLEGKTLAQSELADAFGLSVLGIVRNGKTRLMPKAKERLRAGDQLVVEGKLEDVELLQAIQQLEVKEVLTPQLDELESVEIGLVEAVLSPHSRLNGKTLRELKFREKYGLNILAIWHGGRAYRSNLREMRLHHGDSVLLYGDRTRIKLLAEEQDFLILSEELQESPRREKALLSMLIMAAVVLAAGLRLLPIEIAALAGATAMVLTHCLTMEEAQRSIRWPAVFMIAGMLPLGIAMQTSGAAELLGQLVLSEAGAWQVSIFLGALFLFSNLLSQVVPPPVVAVLMSTVALSGALPAHTSLQALLVTIALGSAMPFLSPMGHPANLLVLGPGGYRFSDYTKVGLPLTLLVMLVAVLVVPLVWPP
- the lat gene encoding L-lysine 6-transaminase, producing the protein MKASEVHAQIEKHLPSGAEPIVVDLEKSQGAYLHDALTGKDYIDFYTYFASAPIGHNHPKMHDAAFIEKLLSVAITKPSSSDFYTTYMAEFVDTFARIAMPAEMKHLFLIAGGALAVENALKTAFDWKTRQNFGRIGKPAPKGQPHRIEGMGTKVIHFREAFHGRSGYTMSLTNTDDPRKYLYFPKFDWPRVLNPKLRFPVTDEVLAEVKRAEEIAIAQIEAAVQQYPGDVAALIIEPIQGEGGDNHFRPEFFAELRRLADEHEFLFIADEIQSGLGITGKTWAIEHMGVQPDIIVFGKKTQVCGIIAGPRIDQVPDNVFEEESRINSTWGGDLTDMVRSARFLEIIQEEKLMEHTAKMGEKLMGGLHSLAADSKGVLSNVRGRGMMVAFDLPDKAARDTTIGAMKDNGLYALKSGERSIRFRGMLDVPAEVIDKALEITAKSLPKK
- a CDS encoding PAS domain-containing protein, translated to MLPDFRVRQRDYLLEIARAITQELNLDDVLARILQHAAELLAGQAGLVALRGNEGGWNVAAFIGIPEPLISYLDPLLAEVPDFEEAARFEIPEVNRLLQNLAREVSLGLLSGVGLPLIVQNSVLGVIFVFRNYHGRFSREDQLLLQSFADQAAIAVHNAQLYNQSRGQAQRLDGLLNSVADGILILQPNHAIERCNPALARLLGKTPSEIVGREHAQVILWKEVTHGPTLERAEAGGWPLTPTATLYVEGDLLRKDGSTLPVGITYAPLLNPEGQLINIIASVRDVSHFRQAEEMQSTFISVISHELKTPVALIKGYVGTLRREDVRWDSKVVQDSLEVIEEEADHLAELIENLLDASRLEAGALALNASDLALGRLAERIVERFRTQTDKHNIVLDFPPDFPIVLGDEQRLGQVLLNLLSNAAKYSPQGGEIRIIGQVRPEHVVVCVQDQGPGIPPGDMPHIFDRFYRAGETARSTKGAGLGLYLTRAILEAHGGSIWVDTQYKDGARVCFSLPRAQ